The nucleotide sequence ATCGACGAGGCTCTTCCACTGGAACTTGCCGGTGGTCACCATCGTCACGAGGGCGTCCTCGATGTGCCCAAGCGCGCTTCTTGTGGCCTGCTCGGCCACCTTGGCGGCGTTGCTCACGTCCTCCATGTAGTTGTTGATCGCCCGGCGCACGCCCGAGGCGGCATCGGTCGCCTTGGCGAGCGCAGCCTTCTCGCCCTTTTCCATCTCCTCGCGGGCGTGGGAGACGGCCCGCGCATAGGTCTCCTGGTCGATCGCGCCGGAGGCGAGCAGGCCATTCAATTTCTCAATGGTCGCGGCGTATTTCTCGGCCGGGGTCCAGATCTCCTCGGTCACCTTCTTGACCTCGCGGAGGATCTCCTTGCGCCGGCGTTCTGCCTCGCGCGCCTCATCGGTCTTCGACGCGCTCTTCTCAAGTGCGGCGATCCGCTGCTGTTCGAGGTCGCGGGATGCGGCGAGCGCGGCGTCGATCTCGGCCCGGTTCGAGCCATCGGGGAGAAGGGTCGCCCGGATCGTCTCCCGCCGATGCTCTTCTTCGGCGCGAGCGCGTGCGATCTTCTCGGGCAGGCTGTCATAGGCCTGCCCAGCCTTGTCAATCTCCGCGACGATGCCCTTGAGCGTGTCGCGGCGGCGCTCGTCCTGGGCCGCCTGCGCACCGGCGCGGGCGGTGTCGACGGCCTCGACCTCGGCCCGGCCCTGGGCGATCAGGCTGTCAACCCGCCCGCTGAGCCGGTCCACCTCGCGCTGCCAGGACTCGGCGAGCGCGCGGTCGACATCGAGACCCGTCTGCCGGGCGGTCGCCCGGGCGTCGTCGAGCTGCTTCTGCGCCTCGAGGAGCTGCCGGTTCGCCTCGACCACCTGCCGGCCAAGGTCGGCCGCATCAAGAGCACCGGTGAGGCGTTGCGCACCCTTGGCGATGTTGTCGAGCGCGAACCGGACGGCGTCGTGCGTTCCGGTCACGAGGACGAACTTCTTCAAGAGGTCGCCGACGGCATCGGAGGCGCGGAAGAAGGCGCCCGCCAGACCGCTGCCTTCGGCACGCCCGGCGCCGCCCACCTGTTGTTCGAGGGCGTCAAGGATCGCCCTCTGCGCTCCGGCGACATCGCCGAGCTTCATCATCCCGACGATCATCTCCTTCTGGGTGTCGGTGAAGGAGACGCCGACGCGCCGCAGCGCGGTCAGTCCCTGCTCGGGGTCTTCGAGCGCCTTGCCGAGCTGGGTCGCCGATGAGGCGAGCGACTGGCCGAATACCGCCGAGAGGTCCTGCGCCAGCCGGATGGCGCGGGTGAAGGTGTCGCCAGAGACGGAGCGAAACGTCGCCAGAATGCCGGCCGCCTCCTTGACGCTCTCGGCGCTCGCGAGCGAATAGCCCTCGATCTCATCCGCGAGGTTGGAGATTTCCTGGCCGGTCAGCCCGGCCGCAAAGCCGGTCGCCTTCAGCACGCCTTCGAGCCGCGCCTGCACCTTCTCGGCCTCGGCGGACTCGCGCAGGCCGGCGGTGAGCGCGAGCGAGACCGCTCCAAGTCCAGCCGCAGCCACGAGCCCGGCCGATCCCAACCCGCCCAAGGCAGCGCCGGCAAGCCCTGCGTTCGACGCCATGGCGTCGAGGTGCCCGCGCGCCTCCTGGGTCACGGCGTTGACGAGGCGCAGCTTCGTGTTGGCCGCGGTCGTGGCATCGCCGATGCGCCGGAGCGCGCGCTCGCCATCCTCGCCGACCGCGCGGAGTTCCGCCTTCGCCTTGCCGCCGTCGATGACGGCGAGACGAATGGCAATCTGACGGTCGGTCATAGAATCACCGATTGGCAATCTGTTCGTTGAGCTTGCTGACGATCACCGCTTCCACCGCCGGCAGGCATTCGGCCAGAACGAAGGGATCGACGCCGAGGGCGTCGGCGAGCCGGAACACCGCCGCAAAGTCAAGGCCGGTGACCGCCCCGCCGGTGGTCCGCACCTGGCCGGCGCATTTGACGATCACGTCCCAGACGCCGATGCCCTCGACGGTCCGCGGTGCATTCACCCGGTAGGGGCAGGTTTGGCACGGCGTCGGGCAGGCTTCGCAATAGCTGCCGCCCCCGCCGAAATGCCATTCGGCGAGGGCGCTGATGCGTTTTTTTCGTCGGCCAACAGCAATGCCGGCCCAACAAGGTCGCGCTCGAACGCGTCGTAAAGCGGCGGCAAGTCGAGCAGCGCGTCGATGCGCTCGGGGGTCGGCGGCAAGGGGTTGCCGTCGGTGTCACCGATGCCGTCCCAGTCCCGGATCACCATGCGCGCGATCGCCTTCACCAGCGCCACCGCAGCGGCGTGCCCGGCGGCCCCGCCGTCGCCCGGCAGCGCCTCGCGGAGGTCGGATCGCGCCGCCATCATCACGGCGGAGGTGAGCGGCGCCGCCAGCACCCGTACGCCATGCCCGAGGTCGACCCATTTCGGATCGCGGGAGAGGTCGAGACGGATCATGTCAGCTTCTCCTGTTCTCCAAGATCAGCGGAACGCCGCTCGATCGGCAATTCGGCGGAACCGGACGTTCGTCGAAATCTCCGCCGCCGAGCCACGCCCGACAAATTGGCTGATATCCGCAGCAACGGTTCAGGACGCGGCGAGCGCCAGTGACCGCGTTCTCCTGGTAGATGTTGACGCCGGTGTCCCGCACCGTTCGCCAGGCGAACGGGATCACCAGAAACGCGAGAGCCCTCATCTCAGTAGCTCGCGACGTCATTGATGAGGGTGGCAGTGCAGGTCTTGCCCAGCGTCGAATGTTTGGCCGCCTGCCAGTCGAAGGTGGCCTGGACGCCGCCCGGGCCAGAGATCGGCAGCTTCGGGCGGGGCAGATAGACGGCGTGCGCGACGAACCGCAGCAGCTTGCTGGCGGAAATTGACCATTCGAACACCAGCTCGACCGCGGTGCCGCCGACAGCGAGATCGAGCAGCGTGGTGTCGGCAAACCGGACGCCGATCTGTCCGGTGACGGCAAGCATTGCGGGGTCGGCGCCGGCGATCCGGCCGTCGGATCGGATGATCTCCACCTTGTCGAGGCCATTGGCATAGGTGAACGTGCCGGACACGACGTTGCCGAGCGGCACGCCATCGCGGCGGATGGCGCCGGAAAACTGCGAGAACCGCTCCAGCGCGGTTTCCGTCGGCGTGCCGGCACCGGAGGTGGCGGCGCGGGTCTCGCCCTGTGCGATCAGGCTCAAGGTGGCGTTGAGCAGGCCCGAGCGCTGCAGCTGGATCGACACTTTGTCGGCCATCGCGCCGAAGTTCATGCCGTAGCTCGGCACCTCGGGCAGGCCGACCTCGATCGATGCCGATGGCAGCGACAAGGCGCCGGAGGTGAAGACGTGATTATAGGGGCCCGACGCCGACCCGCCCGAGAGCGTGGCGCCCGATACCGTACCGTTCGACGCCGGCGACGTGCTGGCGGCGAGCGTGACGCTGTTGCCGCCGGTGCCGATGGTCTTGGAGGTGATGAGGATAATCGTTCCGGTCAGGTCGAGCGCGTAGGTCTGTCCGGTGAGCGCCACTGTTGCGCTCTTGTTGAGCCCGATCACTGCATTGGCGAGGGTCTCCTGCAGCGTGGCGCCGATCAGGCTCTTGTCGCCGGTGACGCCGCTCGACACGAACGTCCAGGGTGCGCCGCCGATGGTGATCGTGGCGTTGTTGGCCGGCTGCGCGCTGAAGGTGACGGCCCCGGTTGCCGCCACCCCTTGCGTCGTCGTCGGGTTGCCGAACACCAGCTTGAGCCAGGTGCCGAAGTTGCGCAGATCGAGCGGGACGACGACGTCGCCGTCGTTGTTGATAACGTCGCGCGCCGGCGGCTGCGGTTCACGGCCATAGCCCAGGAGATCGCTTTCGATCAGGTTCTGCTGTTCACCGAGGGCTGCAGAGACGAACGGCACCTTCTTGTAGCCCGAGCCGGGCGATGTGCCATAGGTTGTCTCGAACGCCATCGCCATCACGGCGTTGGCGCCGCGTGCGCGTGCCATATCGATGCTCCTCTTGTCAGGTCAGCGGGTCGGGCGTGGCGTAGACGGCGAGGACCGTCAGTTCAGCGGTCCGCCCGGGCTGGGCGCCCAGCGTCTCGACGTCGGCGGTGAGCGGTGCCTCCGCCTCGATCCAGTCGCTTAGGCCACCGAGCGTCCGGTCGGACGCGATCGCCGCCCCGATCGCCGCCAGCATGCCGTCGAGGACAGCCTCGCGCGACAGCGTCGCGCTCGAATAGGCCGCCACCTCGACGGCGATCCGGTGGTGGTAGAGGTAGCTCACCGGCGACAGCGTGACCTCCGGCTCGCCGGGGTCGCCATCGCGGACGATCACCAGACCGCCGGGGCCAATCCGCTCAGCCTTGGCCGCATTGCGCTTTACCTCGGCCCCCGGCAGCGCCGCGGCGATCCGCGCGGTGAGCGCATCGAGAATGGTCTCACGCTTCGAGGTCATGGTCTCGCTTTGAAGCAGGCCGGCGACGGGCTTGGAAAGACCTGTTAAGAGTGCTATTTAGAGGACCAACAAGGAGGCTCCACCATGGCGCATGCCGTTCACGCCACTACGGTCGCCAGCATTTCGGACCTGAAGAAAAATCCCATGGGCACGGTCGCTGCCGGCGAAGGCTTCCCCGTCGCGATCCTCAACCGCAACGAACCGGCCTTCTATTGCATCCCGGCCAAGGCTTACGAGGAACTGCTGGAGCGGCTCGAAGACCTTGAGTTGAACGCCATCGCGGACGCTCGCGAGGGTCAGGCGATCCACAAGGTTTCGCTCGATGAGCTATGAGCTCGCCTTCCTCGACGAGGCGTTGAAGGAATGGCGCAAGCTCGACAGCACCATGCGAGACCAGTTCAAGGCCAAGCTCGCCGAGAGATTGGAAAACCCGAATATTCCCTCCGCGCGTCTCCATGGCGCAAAGGAACGCTACAAGATTAAGCTGCGCAGCGCCGGTTATCGGCTGGTCTATGAGGTTCGGGACCTGGAGCTGCTGGTTCTCGTTGTCGCCGTCGGCAAGCGGGAACGCAACGAAATCTACAAGACGGCAGCCCGGCGGAAAGCGGATTGATCCAGCATCACCCGGACCAGTATTGGGCAATCAGCGACGGCACGCGCCCGGTCCACGTCCGGACGATGGCATCAATGTCGAGCCGCTTGCGCAGCGACACCTGCGGCACCAAGAGGAACACCACCGTTGTGGCCTGGCCGCTCTTGCGCCGGTTCTTCACCGCAAGCCCCTTCTTATTGATGCGGCTGTCGTCAGCGACCAGCAGGCTCGAACCCGTCCGGCGATAGACAAAGCGAAGTCGCATGCCGGTGCGCCGCTCCCAGCCGCCCGGCGTGATCTTCTTGCGCCCGCCACTCTCGCCAAGGCCAGTCTTGCCGGCCGCCGGCGTCGGGATCGCCAGCCAGAAGCCAGCCTTCGATCGGATCGTCACGCCGCGGTCGAAGGCATCAATGATCACCGGCGCCTTCGACCACACATAAGCGGCCGCATCCAGGCTGGTCCCGGTCTCGGGATAGGTCCGGCCGCGCCAGGTCC is from Blastochloris viridis and encodes:
- a CDS encoding type II toxin-antitoxin system Phd/YefM family antitoxin; translated protein: MAHAVHATTVASISDLKKNPMGTVAAGEGFPVAILNRNEPAFYCIPAKAYEELLERLEDLELNAIADAREGQAIHKVSLDEL
- a CDS encoding phage tail tube protein; translation: MARARGANAVMAMAFETTYGTSPGSGYKKVPFVSAALGEQQNLIESDLLGYGREPQPPARDVINNDGDVVVPLDLRNFGTWLKLVFGNPTTTQGVAATGAVTFSAQPANNATITIGGAPWTFVSSGVTGDKSLIGATLQETLANAVIGLNKSATVALTGQTYALDLTGTIILITSKTIGTGGNSVTLAASTSPASNGTVSGATLSGGSASGPYNHVFTSGALSLPSASIEVGLPEVPSYGMNFGAMADKVSIQLQRSGLLNATLSLIAQGETRAATSGAGTPTETALERFSQFSGAIRRDGVPLGNVVSGTFTYANGLDKVEIIRSDGRIAGADPAMLAVTGQIGVRFADTTLLDLAVGGTAVELVFEWSISASKLLRFVAHAVYLPRPKLPISGPGGVQATFDWQAAKHSTLGKTCTATLINDVASY
- a CDS encoding type II toxin-antitoxin system RelE family toxin, with the protein product MSYELAFLDEALKEWRKLDSTMRDQFKAKLAERLENPNIPSARLHGAKERYKIKLRSAGYRLVYEVRDLELLVLVVAVGKRERNEIYKTAARRKAD
- a CDS encoding DUF6441 family protein gives rise to the protein MRIAVEIDDLRQVIAASEQDVERAITSGMKAVTTGLKDALRQDVVSAGLGARLSRTWRGRTYPETGTSLDAAAYVWSKAPVIIDAFDRGVTIRSKAGFWLAIPTPAAGKTGLGESGGRKKITPGGWERRTGMRLRFVYRRTGSSLLVADDSRINKKGLAVKNRRKSGQATTVVFLLVPQVSLRKRLDIDAIVRTWTGRVPSLIAQYWSG
- a CDS encoding DUF7697 family protein, producing MNAPRTVEGIGVWDVIVKCAGQVRTTGGAVTGLDFAAVFRLADALGVDPFVLAECLPAVEAVIVSKLNEQIANR
- a CDS encoding phage tail tape measure C-terminal domain-containing protein produces the protein MTDRQIAIRLAVIDGGKAKAELRAVGEDGERALRRIGDATTAANTKLRLVNAVTQEARGHLDAMASNAGLAGAALGGLGSAGLVAAAGLGAVSLALTAGLRESAEAEKVQARLEGVLKATGFAAGLTGQEISNLADEIEGYSLASAESVKEAAGILATFRSVSGDTFTRAIRLAQDLSAVFGQSLASSATQLGKALEDPEQGLTALRRVGVSFTDTQKEMIVGMMKLGDVAGAQRAILDALEQQVGGAGRAEGSGLAGAFFRASDAVGDLLKKFVLVTGTHDAVRFALDNIAKGAQRLTGALDAADLGRQVVEANRQLLEAQKQLDDARATARQTGLDVDRALAESWQREVDRLSGRVDSLIAQGRAEVEAVDTARAGAQAAQDERRRDTLKGIVAEIDKAGQAYDSLPEKIARARAEEEHRRETIRATLLPDGSNRAEIDAALAASRDLEQQRIAALEKSASKTDEAREAERRRKEILREVKKVTEEIWTPAEKYAATIEKLNGLLASGAIDQETYARAVSHAREEMEKGEKAALAKATDAASGVRRAINNYMEDVSNAAKVAEQATRSALGHIEDALVTMVTTGKFQWKSLVDSIVADLVRLQIRQLLGGLTSGLSGGGGLFAGLFGGVGSTSGPVAAASQMFGSPIYHGGGLVGAGGASRMVPALAFAGAPRLHDGAYLKPDEVPAILQRGERVLSRREAADYQRGREVPVVLTFNVTTPDASSFRRAQSQITAEMAAAIERARRNL